The genomic segment CAAGATAAAGTTACTTTTGAATATGCTATTATTAGATTGGTTCCTAAAGTAGAACGTGAAGAATTTTTTAACGTCGGTGTTATTTTGTTTTCAAAGCGAAAAAAATTCCTTGGAGTTAAATTTAATGTCGACCAACAAAAATTGAATGCGTTTTCGTGCGAATTAGATTTAGAAGTTATAAATAATTACCTGAAATCTTGGGAATTAATCTCTAAAGGAGAGCCTTCAGGAGGTGCTATTGCCCAATTTGAATTGTCAGATCGGTTTAGATGGTTAGCTGCCTCTCGTAGCACGGTTATTCAAAGTTCTAAGACGCATTCTGGTATTACTGAGAATCCGGAGCACGAATTACAATCTATTTTTGAAAAGCACGTCTTAGACTTAGATTGAACTGCTTCAATTTCATTAGATAAGAAAAGCCTCACTAATTTTAGTGAGGCTTTCTAATTCAATTAAGGTTTACTGAACAGCCTCTAGAGCATCAATATTCCCATAACCAAAGCTACTATTTTTATTAGGATAAAATTCAGAAGACTGCTTTAACCTATTAAGCACTTGTGTCCTGCTCCAACTTGGATACTTAGACCATATTAAAGCTGCAATACCTGCTGTAGTTGCTGTTGCTACAGAAGATCCACCTGTGTAACGACGTTGACCATCATTAAAGCCTAATACAGGAGGTGCTTTACTTGTATTATTATCGCCCTCCATAATAATGGTGAAGTCTATTTTACTACCGCTATGACACGTATCACAACGCTCATAATTACTTCCATCATTAACACCGGTTACAGCCACAGTTTCGCTCATGGTCGCAGGAAAAATCACACCAAAACCATTAGTAAAACTAGTAGACGTTCCACCTGCTGCAAATATTAATTTGCCTTTACTGTAAGCATATCGCACGGCATCTTTTACATTACCAATAGACCAAACATAACCTATGGACATTGAAATTATTTTCACATCACTTCTATTGCCTAAATCTTTTAAAGCTTGAGAAACACCTTTACGCTCATGATAATCGTTTAAAAGCACATCTTCTGTAGCTCTATAAGCCACCAAATTAGAATTATAGGCCACACCTACAGGCATTCCGTTATCATTTCTTGGTGCTGCCATAGTAGATCCCATTGCTGTACCATGTCCACATTTATCGTGAGGACCATCGTAGTTACTAGACCACCACCAATTAGAATCTATAAAAGTGCCATACTTTTGAACAAATCGCCCTGATGAATAGCCATCATTAATTCCTACTGAATTTAATAACGCTTGCGACTTTGAAACACCTGTATCAATTAATCCAATGGTAACACCAGAACCTGTTGAAATATTCCATGCATCACGAATGTTATGCTCATCAAAATGCCAAGATACTTGTGCATTATTTGGAGCTATAGTAGAATAGTGCGCTGAATTAATTGAAGCTCCACTTGTATCACATCCTGAGCTTGATTTTTGTTGCACATCGGTATATTGATTATACCCATTTGGTTCCAAATACCGAACATAATCACTTTCTCTTAAAGCAATAATAGTTTCTAGCTTCGTTACTTCCGCATCAAAAACGGTTAGAATATCATCTTCTCTCAACTTAAAACTTTCTTTATCAACTTGTTCTTTGTTAAGAATAGTCGCGAGTAAACTGTTCTTTTTACTTTCGAGATCAGAATCACCTTCTTCACCAAAACTTTGACCTTCATTTCCATAACCCACAGTCAATACATTCTGTCCGTGCGTTAATGCGCTCCATAAAAAGTGCGCGTCTTCTTTATTCCAATCAAAATCACCAGTTGTTCGAATACTTTCACTAATACGTTGATTAATTTGCTCAACGGTTAAAGGGTTTTCTGGAAATTGAACCGCTTCTGATTCTGCATCAATAATAGTATCTTTAGAACAAGATACTATAGTAATTGCCACTACAAGCACTACCAAAGTGTACATTTTTTTCATATAATAAAATTTAGATTATTATTTAACCCTCTAAATATATTAAATAAAACACATTAATTAGCACCTAAATTTATGATTAAATTAAAAAATCAAATCACTTTATGAGAAATACGCAATTACTTATTGCGTTTTAATGATCCTGTGAAGTCTTCAAGATCATCTTTTATTTTATTGATTTCTTCTTGAACATTTTTTGTAACATCTTTATCTATGATGTTATTTTCCTTTGCACTTTTAGTCACTTCTTGCTTTATGTCATTTGATGCATCTTTTAATTGACGCATACCTTTACCTAAGCCTCTAGCTATTTCTGGAAGTTTATCTGCACCAAATACTAATACCACTATTAATAGTATCACCATAATTTCGGCAGCTCCAATGAATAATATTGTTAAATGATGTATCACGTTGCAAATATAGAATGAGTTTGTGGATTATACCACCTCAAAATTAAAAATAAAAAAAGCCAACTTAAAAAAGTTGGCTTAAATTTATCATCTTTAATTAATCTCTTGCTCTACCCTTAAACTTATCGAAATCGCTTTCTTTAACTTCTATAGGCCAAGAATTATTAGAGGTATCTACATCGGCCGTTTCTAGATCTGGATCTACTTGTACCGATACAATTTCCTTATCACTTGCAATAGCTTTAGTTACTTCCTTATCATTAAGCCTCCATACTTGAGCTGGATAAGTTTCTCTTGACTTAGTGCCATCAGCATAAGTATACTCAACAATTAACGGCATTACTAATCCACCTGGTTTATCAAACGTTATTTGATAGAAATATTTAGGTGCTTTTTTCATAGCCTTCTGCTCATCTGGTGTAAAATTATCCATGATGTATTCTTTTACTGTAGGTAAATCATCTAGGGACGCATTTGTTTTCATGGCATCTTCAAAACCTTCGGCACCTTCTTCAATAAAATACACTAAGCTTTCAGGATCTCTATTATAGCGCTCAGCCAGTCTTTTTCCATTATCATTTGGGGTTGTCGTTACCGCAAATTTCTTAACTTCTTTTACACCAATATCCGTATAATCTGTAGTATAAAACCAACCTCTCCAAAACCAATCTAAATCTACCGCTGAGGCATCTTCCATAGTACGGAAAAAATCTTCTGGAGTTGGGTGTTTAAACTTCCAACGATTTGCATATTCTTTAAATGAATAATCAAATAGCTCACGTCCCATTACGGTTTCTCTTAAAATATTTAAAGCTGTTGCAGGCTTACTATAAGCATTACTTCCAAATTGATAGGTATTTAAACCTTTGGTCATAACTGGTGCGATAAAATTTTGATCACCACCCATATATCTTACGATATTTTTAGCAGGTCCTCGTCGAGACGGAAATGCTTTGTGTTGTGGAGATAAAGCATCAGGATACCATTCCCCAAAATCTTGCTCAGCAACATATTGTGTAAAGGTATTTAAACCTTCGTCCATCCATGTCCATTGACGCTCATCACTATTTACAATCATTGGGAACCAATTGTGCCCAACTTCATGAATGATTACTCCAATCATTCCGTATTTAGTTCTATCAGAATAATTCCCTTCTTTATCTGGACGACCAAAATTAAAACAGATCATAGGATATTCCATTCCCATTGGTGTATTTACAGAAATCGCCTTGTGATAAGGATAATCAAATGTCATACGCGAATAGGTTTTTAAGGTACTCGCAACCGCTTTTGTAGACCATTGCTCCCAAAGCGGGTTTCCTTCTTTTGGATATAAGGAGACAGCCATAACATCTTTCTCACCAAGTTTTACAGCCATCATATCCCAAAGAAACTTACGAGAGGTTGCAAAACCAAAATCACGAACCATTTTTGCCGACAATTTCCAAGTTTTCTTGTCTTTACTTTTAGATTTCTCAGCGTTTCTTGCGTCTTCGTCTGTGACAATCATTACAGGATCGTCATAAGACTTCAGTGCTTTCTTGTAGCGTTTCATCATTTCTTTAGTGAATACTTCCTCACGATTTGTAAGTACTCCTGTTCCGTCTAAAATATGGTCTGCAGGCACTGTAATATTCACATCAAAATCACCAAATGGTAGTGCAAATTCATCTCGTCCCCAAAATTGAGAATTTTGCCACCCCTCTACATCATTATATACAGCCATTCGTGGGTAAAACTGAGCTATAGTATATAAGTTATTATCATCTTCTTCAAAATATTCATAACCAGAACGTCCTCTATCTTTAACATGATTATTTATATTGTACCACCATTTTATTTGGAACGAAAATTTATCTCCCGTGTTTATCGCTCGTGGCAATTCTACACGCATCATGGTACGATTTATAGTATGTTGCAAATCATTTCCATTAACATCTTTAACATGCATGATGTTAAAACCGCCATCAAAAGATTCTTTTAAATAAGACTTTACAACACTAGAAGATAAATTGGCAGGTGAAATTGCAGAACTACCAATTAGTGGTGTTTTTGAATCTTTTGCACGCATATTTTGATCTAATTGCACCCATAAATATTTTAATTCATCTGGGGAATTATTAGTATAGGTAATCGTTTCATCACCATACAATTTCGCATTGACATCATCGATTTCAATATCCATTTTATAATCTGCCTGTTGCTGATAATAGCCAGGGCCAGGAGCACCAGAACCTGTTCTAAACACATTTGGTGTAGAAAACTCATCATAAAGCTGTTTAAATTTGTTTTGGTTAGTATGACCTTGTTGGCGTTCGGCCTTTACGTCATTTTGAGCATAAGTACTAAAAGACGTAAAAAGTATAGCACACAAGAGGTAATTAAAAATTTTCATATAATTTTTTTGTTATTAAAATGATGTCCAAAATATGACTTTAAGATGGCTTTAACAGTTTTTTAATCAAATTTTAACACGCAAGTGTCATTCTCTGGCACTTGTAAAAAGCTCTGATTCTTTCCAAGAAGTTTTAACCTCACTATATTTTGTTGGTTAGAAAAGACATCGAATAAAATTTGATTGGTAACCTCTATGGACTTAATATTTGAAACATTTTCTATTTCTAAATAGCAATATGTAATATCATCTTTATATTCCTTTCCTATAAATTTGAAGTTAACATCTTGTCCATTTACAATAATTTTCAATTTATCAGATAGATACCTATTCATATAGGTTTCAACCGTTTCTGACTCATCTTCCACGGCAAGTGTTATCGCTTCATCATAACGTTTACGAAGTAACGTTTCAAAATCATCAATAAAAATTTGACTTATGATTTGAAGAGATTGTTGTTCCTCTGCATATTCTATTTCTGTTACACTAACGTAATATTCATGTGATGAAGAATTGGAAATTAAAAATGGAAGTGTAAAAAAGAGGATTAAAAAATATAGTGGTTTCATAGTTTGTTTTTCACTTGTATTATGCGTCTACAAAACGCATTCCAAAATTAGTCTTTAGTTTGTGATTTTCTATTTTCTTGATACACTTTTAGCTTTGCTTGCAAAAATTCCAATAGTGCAATATCATTATTCTGATTACAAAACTCTAAAAATTCATCGTCTTCTTGACAAAATAAAAAATACTCAGTCCGTAGATTTTCTGCTAAAGAATCATTTTCGAAAATAAAAGATTCATAATTTGCTTTTAATCCCTGAATGCAACGTTCTCTATCATCTAATTCTACAATGGCTTTTAATTTTTTAGTTCTACCACTGATTGTATTTAGTAGCTTATAAAAATTCACACTAAAACCAAGACCGACGCTGCCCCAAGAACCACCATCTGCATCATATAACTTTCTTTCATTTTGTGTTAATGGTTTTCCTTTATAGCCAGGAATCCCTAAATCATAAAAATTAATTTCGGGTTTGGCATCTGAATTTTGAAGATCGGATTCTAAGCTTCCGGTTAAAATTTTACCAACAATGACTTCATTTAATTCGCTTACATTTTCAATCATCTGAACATATAACTCACCCAATTGAATCACTGCATCAGAAACTACAACCTCTTGTGTTTGATATTTTACTCCAGAAATAACCAAAGTATCTAAGGCTTTAGCTGGGATAACAAAACTTCCATCTTCTTCAGAAATAGTATATTTTGCTGCTGTTTTATTTTGAATATGAAGTCCTTCAACCTCATCGTTTGCAATAAGTTGACCTTTGAGATCTTTAGTTTGTGCCTGAAGACTACAACACATTACAAAAACCAGAAGTAATGCTATGACTTTAATTGTCTTCATTTAATTGTATTTTAAAAATCTTTAATTTCTCTAAAAGAAAACTCACCTTCTGTATTTGATTTTCGTGTTCACAGATGGATGAGAACTGATTATCTTCTAAGCAAAATTGAAAAAATTCTTCCTTGTGATTATCAGAAATTGAAACGGCATCAAAAATGGCACTCGCATATTCTGATTTTAATTGATTGATGCATTTTTCATCCGATTCTCGTTTAACTCGCTCTTTATAGTCTTTGGTATCTCCGTTAATTCGATTCAATATTTTGTGGACGTTTATTGATATTCCTATACCGTAGTAATACACAAACTTTCCGTGATCCGCGTCATGCAAACGCTGTTCGCTTTGCGTTGGAGGAAGATCTGTGGAACCTGGAATTCCTAAATCATAAAAATTAATTTGTGGTGCAATTTTTAAATTTTCCAAATCAGATTCTAAGCTTCCGGTTAAGATTTTACCAACAATGACTTCATTTAATTCGCTTACATTCTCAATCATCTGAACATATAACTCACCCAATTGTATCACTGCATAAGAAACTACAACTTCTTGTGTTTGATATTTTACTCCAGAAATAACCAAAGTATCTAAGGCTTTAGCTGGAATAACAAAACTTCCATCTTCATTAGAAATGGTATATTTTGTCGCTGTTTTGTTTTGAATATGAAGCCCATCAACCTCATCCTCAGCAATTAACTTCCCGTTTAATTCGGTTCGTTGAGCGTTAACAAAAAGCACGCTAAAAAAGGCAGAGACAGCAAAAAGGATTTTACTCTTTTTCACTGGTGTCTTTTAAAAACGTTTTACTCAATTGAGAAATACGCTCTAAAAGTTGCATTTCATTATTCTCTTCAAACAAACTCTCCTCTACACCTTCTTTCTCAACATAGTCAATAAATGCTTCGACTTTATCTAAAGGGATTTCAAAATTATTATGGATATAATTAACACTATAAGCATCTAAAGCTTGCTTAAAAGGAGTTTGCTTTAATTGCTTTTCTTTTTCGGTTTTAAACTTAATTCTATCCGTATTAACCACTTGGCTAATTAAAAATCCGGCTACATTAACCAAATTGATCATATTATCCATGCGCGGATTGTACTCATTAAACGCCAAATTATCGGCTTTAGTTTTGTAATCTGCAGAGAACTCAAAATCTTCAATATTATCTAATCCAAAATAAACATCATCCAAACTGACATTATAGGTTCTAACATTTTCTAAATCTGCACCCAAGTTTCCGGTGAGATCAAAAGGCAATAAAACAACCTCATCTAATTTATTGACGTCCTCTACAAGAATAACTGTTAATCGTTTTGAGGTCATCACTTTATCTGTAATTGTAACCGTAAAATCTTTAAATTGAAGTGCTCCAAATTCAATAACATCATTAAGTGCTACTTTGATTTCAAAATTTCCATCTGCGTCTGTGTAGGTGCCTTTATTGGAAGACGAATTAAAAACCGCTACTCCTTCTTTATCATCAGAGGAAACCACGATTCTACCATTTACGGTAATTCTATCAATATCTTGACTAAAGGTTGTTAATGTGGTAACTAAGAATAATAAGAGTAGTATTTTTTTCATGTGTTGGATTTAATTTTGGTTCTTGTACTAAATTTCGGTTATATTCTTCAATTCTCATAGGATTATGCTCGTAAATGTTTGTTAAATGATAAAATAGCACAATGAACTTAACTTTTTCTTTTGCCTACAAATTTTCCATTTTGAACTCTAATTTCGCTCTTTATTTATAAACGTAAACCTACTATGTTGACAAAAAAACACCTTTATTACAGTCCAAAAGCTAAACTTTTCGACTTAAAACAAAAAGTCAAGATGAGTTCGTTTAAAAAAGATTGACTTTCTTTGTAAAACTGTATAACTAAATTATTGCATTTTGAAATCAATTATAATTGCAAGTACGTCTACCATTCATGGTAGCGGTTATTTGGAGTATTTATTAGACGAATTAGAAATTCATTTTAAATCTTCAAATGAAATTTTATTTATTCCATACGCTAGGCCTGGAGGTATTTCGCAAGATGATTATACAAAAACAGCATCTAAAGCTTTTTCTAAAATAGGAAAAACAGTAAAAGGCATTCACGAATTTAACAATGCTGAAGAAGCCATTCAAAATGCCCAAGGTATTTTTGTTGGTGGCGGTAATACTTTTGTTTTAGTGTCTCAATTGTACAAAAACAAGGTTTTGAAACCTATAAAAGATGCTATAAATAATGGCACACCATATTTAGGCACAAGTGCAGGAAGTAATATTTGTGGCTTAACTATGAATACTACTAATGATATGCCAATAGTATATCCACCGAGTTTTAAAACCTTAGGGTTAGTGCCATTTAATATTAATCCGCATTACCTAGACCCAATAGAAGGCAGTACGCATATGGGAGAAACTAGAGAAACACGGATAAAGGAATTTCACGCGTATAATAGTCAGCCTGTAATTGGTTTACGAGAAGGAAGTTGGATTGCTATTAGTGGCAATACTCTCACTTTAAAAGGCACTTTAGATGCTCGGGTTTTTGAGTATAACAAAGAGCCTTATGAAATTACAACTCATTCAGATTTAGGTTTTTTAAAATAGGTTTAAGCCCTATTCATGTGCCATAATTTAAAAGATAAAAACAAGATATTTATAGACACAAAAAAGCGTCCTTTGGACGCTTTTTTCAACTAACTAACTCAAATAATTGCCTACTCCTAGACATCTTTGTTTTTAAATCGTTTCAGAAATAATTCTGCTTCAGTGGCTTTAGAAATTTGCGCATGATTTAATGCTGTATTACCTAAATCACAGGGTTCGTGAATTTTAGAACCTGCAGTAATTAACGCTTTAATAATTTCTACACGATTATATTTTGCGGCATAGTGAATTGGCATCATACCATTTGACTTTGCATTTACATCTGCTCCAGCTTTTATAAGCCTATTAACTTCTTCAAAGTTTCCAGTAGCAACAGCTTTACACAAAGGACTGACTTCAATTGTTGCTACACTTACTTCATTTAATTCTGAAGTTAAAAGATTATTGGATGCATTTACATTTGACATTGAGAAGCCTAATGCTAAGGCTAATACGATTACTGATTTTTTCATGATGAAAGATTTTAAATTTAATTGATTGTTTTTTGATTATACTAAATAGACGACATATCTCCTTAAGTGTTACACTAAAAAAATTTTTATAACATTTTTTTAACGATTTGAAAACAAATATGTTAACTCCATCACAAAACGTAAACAAAACATTACCAACTCTCTAGCCAAACTTAATTTAGAGATAATATTTTAAATTTTTTCGTCCTACAGATTTGTTGTAGCGTTGTATAGTATTATCTTTGATACTCAAAACAATTAGACATGAACAAGAAGGTTATTTTAATGATTTTAGACGGTTGGGGAAAATCACCTGACCCTAAAGTTTCGGCTATAGACAATGCACAAACTCCATTTATAGATTCTCTATACACTAAATATCCTAATGCCAGTCTAAGGACAGACGGACTCCATGTTGGCCTACCAGAAGGACAAATGGGAAATAGCGAAGTAGGACACATGAATTTGGGTGCTGGTCGTATTGTATATCAAGATTTAGTAAAGATTAACCTTGCTGTAGAAAATAATACACTTCGTGAAGAACCCGTTTTAAAAACAGCTTTTGAATATGCTAAAGCCAATAATAAAAATGTACATTTATTAGGTTTAGTTAGTGATGGTGGAGTTCATTCTCATATAAATCATCTTTATGGCTTATTGAATGCCACTAACGATTACGGATTAGAAAACGTCTTTGTACATGCCTTTACAGATGGTAGAGATGTAGACCCAAAATCGGGAGCTGGTTTTATTTCAGATTTAGAAAAGCATCTTGATAAAACCTCCGGAAAACTAGCATCAGTAACGGGTCGTTACTATGCTATGGATAGAGATAAACGTTGGGAACGTGTAAAAATAGTTTATGATGCGTTAGTCAATGGAGAAGGTGAAAAAACTCAGAATGCAGTACAATCTATCCAAGATAATTATGACAAGGATGTTACAGACGAATTCATCAAACCTTTAATTGTTACAGACAATGATAATCAACCTGTAGCAACTATTAAAGACGATGATGTTGTTATCTTTTTCAATTTTAGAACAGATAGAGGAAGACAATTGACGGAAGCATTAACTCAAACTGATTTTCATGAGTTTAATATGCATAAACTGAATCTTTACTATGTAACCATAACTAATTACGACAATACGTTTAAGGGCATTAACGTTGTTTTCAATAAAGACAACCTAACAGAAACTCTAGGTGAAGTCTTAGAGAAACATCATAAAAAGCAAATTCGTATTGCTGAAACAGAGAAATATCCTCATGTCACTTTTTTCTTTTCAGGCGGACAAGAAAAACCATTTGAAGGTGAAACTCGAATTCTAAGAAACTCACCAAAAGTAGCGACTTACGATTTAAAACCAGAAATGAGTGTTTATGAATTAACAGATGCTTTAATTCCTGAACTTAAAAAAGGAGACGTTGATTTTGTATGCTTAAACTTTGCCAATGGAGATATGGT from the Winogradskyella helgolandensis genome contains:
- a CDS encoding DUF6702 family protein; this encodes MKPLYFLILFFTLPFLISNSSSHEYYVSVTEIEYAEEQQSLQIISQIFIDDFETLLRKRYDEAITLAVEDESETVETYMNRYLSDKLKIIVNGQDVNFKFIGKEYKDDITYCYLEIENVSNIKSIEVTNQILFDVFSNQQNIVRLKLLGKNQSFLQVPENDTCVLKFD
- a CDS encoding Sec-independent protein translocase subunit TatA/TatB, whose amino-acid sequence is MIHHLTILFIGAAEIMVILLIVVLVFGADKLPEIARGLGKGMRQLKDASNDIKQEVTKSAKENNIIDKDVTKNVQEEINKIKDDLEDFTGSLKRNK
- the pepE gene encoding dipeptidase PepE, with product MKSIIIASTSTIHGSGYLEYLLDELEIHFKSSNEILFIPYARPGGISQDDYTKTASKAFSKIGKTVKGIHEFNNAEEAIQNAQGIFVGGGNTFVLVSQLYKNKVLKPIKDAINNGTPYLGTSAGSNICGLTMNTTNDMPIVYPPSFKTLGLVPFNINPHYLDPIEGSTHMGETRETRIKEFHAYNSQPVIGLREGSWIAISGNTLTLKGTLDARVFEYNKEPYEITTHSDLGFLK
- a CDS encoding carboxypeptidase-like regulatory domain-containing protein, whose protein sequence is MKKILLLLFLVTTLTTFSQDIDRITVNGRIVVSSDDKEGVAVFNSSSNKGTYTDADGNFEIKVALNDVIEFGALQFKDFTVTITDKVMTSKRLTVILVEDVNKLDEVVLLPFDLTGNLGADLENVRTYNVSLDDVYFGLDNIEDFEFSADYKTKADNLAFNEYNPRMDNMINLVNVAGFLISQVVNTDRIKFKTEKEKQLKQTPFKQALDAYSVNYIHNNFEIPLDKVEAFIDYVEKEGVEESLFEENNEMQLLERISQLSKTFLKDTSEKE
- a CDS encoding peptidase associated/transthyretin-like domain-containing protein, yielding MKKSKILFAVSAFFSVLFVNAQRTELNGKLIAEDEVDGLHIQNKTATKYTISNEDGSFVIPAKALDTLVISGVKYQTQEVVVSYAVIQLGELYVQMIENVSELNEVIVGKILTGSLESDLENLKIAPQINFYDLGIPGSTDLPPTQSEQRLHDADHGKFVYYYGIGISINVHKILNRINGDTKDYKERVKRESDEKCINQLKSEYASAIFDAVSISDNHKEEFFQFCLEDNQFSSICEHENQIQKVSFLLEKLKIFKIQLNEDN
- a CDS encoding S8 family peptidase, producing the protein MKKMYTLVVLVVAITIVSCSKDTIIDAESEAVQFPENPLTVEQINQRISESIRTTGDFDWNKEDAHFLWSALTHGQNVLTVGYGNEGQSFGEEGDSDLESKKNSLLATILNKEQVDKESFKLREDDILTVFDAEVTKLETIIALRESDYVRYLEPNGYNQYTDVQQKSSSGCDTSGASINSAHYSTIAPNNAQVSWHFDEHNIRDAWNISTGSGVTIGLIDTGVSKSQALLNSVGINDGYSSGRFVQKYGTFIDSNWWWSSNYDGPHDKCGHGTAMGSTMAAPRNDNGMPVGVAYNSNLVAYRATEDVLLNDYHERKGVSQALKDLGNRSDVKIISMSIGYVWSIGNVKDAVRYAYSKGKLIFAAGGTSTSFTNGFGVIFPATMSETVAVTGVNDGSNYERCDTCHSGSKIDFTIIMEGDNNTSKAPPVLGFNDGQRRYTGGSSVATATTAGIAALIWSKYPSWSRTQVLNRLKQSSEFYPNKNSSFGYGNIDALEAVQ
- a CDS encoding peptidase associated/transthyretin-like domain-containing protein encodes the protein MKTIKVIALLLVFVMCCSLQAQTKDLKGQLIANDEVEGLHIQNKTAAKYTISEEDGSFVIPAKALDTLVISGVKYQTQEVVVSDAVIQLGELYVQMIENVSELNEVIVGKILTGSLESDLQNSDAKPEINFYDLGIPGYKGKPLTQNERKLYDADGGSWGSVGLGFSVNFYKLLNTISGRTKKLKAIVELDDRERCIQGLKANYESFIFENDSLAENLRTEYFLFCQEDDEFLEFCNQNNDIALLEFLQAKLKVYQENRKSQTKD
- a CDS encoding DUF3037 domain-containing protein, producing MQDKVTFEYAIIRLVPKVEREEFFNVGVILFSKRKKFLGVKFNVDQQKLNAFSCELDLEVINNYLKSWELISKGEPSGGAIAQFELSDRFRWLAASRSTVIQSSKTHSGITENPEHELQSIFEKHVLDLD
- the gpmI gene encoding 2,3-bisphosphoglycerate-independent phosphoglycerate mutase, with the protein product MNKKVILMILDGWGKSPDPKVSAIDNAQTPFIDSLYTKYPNASLRTDGLHVGLPEGQMGNSEVGHMNLGAGRIVYQDLVKINLAVENNTLREEPVLKTAFEYAKANNKNVHLLGLVSDGGVHSHINHLYGLLNATNDYGLENVFVHAFTDGRDVDPKSGAGFISDLEKHLDKTSGKLASVTGRYYAMDRDKRWERVKIVYDALVNGEGEKTQNAVQSIQDNYDKDVTDEFIKPLIVTDNDNQPVATIKDDDVVIFFNFRTDRGRQLTEALTQTDFHEFNMHKLNLYYVTITNYDNTFKGINVVFNKDNLTETLGEVLEKHHKKQIRIAETEKYPHVTFFFSGGQEKPFEGETRILRNSPKVATYDLKPEMSVYELTDALIPELKKGDVDFVCLNFANGDMVGHTGVMQAAIEACEHVDKCVKEVVTTALENDYTTILIADHGNCETMINPDGSPNTAHTTNPVPVILIDNDLKTIKDGVLGDIAPTILKLIGVPQPKAMTRESLV
- a CDS encoding M1 family metallopeptidase yields the protein MKIFNYLLCAILFTSFSTYAQNDVKAERQQGHTNQNKFKQLYDEFSTPNVFRTGSGAPGPGYYQQQADYKMDIEIDDVNAKLYGDETITYTNNSPDELKYLWVQLDQNMRAKDSKTPLIGSSAISPANLSSSVVKSYLKESFDGGFNIMHVKDVNGNDLQHTINRTMMRVELPRAINTGDKFSFQIKWWYNINNHVKDRGRSGYEYFEEDDNNLYTIAQFYPRMAVYNDVEGWQNSQFWGRDEFALPFGDFDVNITVPADHILDGTGVLTNREEVFTKEMMKRYKKALKSYDDPVMIVTDEDARNAEKSKSKDKKTWKLSAKMVRDFGFATSRKFLWDMMAVKLGEKDVMAVSLYPKEGNPLWEQWSTKAVASTLKTYSRMTFDYPYHKAISVNTPMGMEYPMICFNFGRPDKEGNYSDRTKYGMIGVIIHEVGHNWFPMIVNSDERQWTWMDEGLNTFTQYVAEQDFGEWYPDALSPQHKAFPSRRGPAKNIVRYMGGDQNFIAPVMTKGLNTYQFGSNAYSKPATALNILRETVMGRELFDYSFKEYANRWKFKHPTPEDFFRTMEDASAVDLDWFWRGWFYTTDYTDIGVKEVKKFAVTTTPNDNGKRLAERYNRDPESLVYFIEEGAEGFEDAMKTNASLDDLPTVKEYIMDNFTPDEQKAMKKAPKYFYQITFDKPGGLVMPLIVEYTYADGTKSRETYPAQVWRLNDKEVTKAIASDKEIVSVQVDPDLETADVDTSNNSWPIEVKESDFDKFKGRARD
- a CDS encoding ankyrin repeat domain-containing protein, which produces MKKSVIVLALALGFSMSNVNASNNLLTSELNEVSVATIEVSPLCKAVATGNFEEVNRLIKAGADVNAKSNGMMPIHYAAKYNRVEIIKALITAGSKIHEPCDLGNTALNHAQISKATEAELFLKRFKNKDV